The DNA region GACTCCAGAGTCTCGTCGGGGAGGGGGGTATGGCGCGCGTCGAGTGCTGCCACGCCGGCGAGCTGGCGGTCCCATTCCAGCTCCGCGCCGGCGGCGGCCAGCACGCGCACGGTAGCATCGGTGATGGCCGGGCCGATGCCATCGCCAGGGACGAGCGTTACGACCTGGGCCATGACCGCCCCTGCCCTGTCCCCCACTCTGCCGCCATCCGCCCGGCGCTTCCGCTAGGGAATGAGGCCGCGGGCCAGCGCCTGTGCCGCGGTCGGGATGAGGGCCGGATCCTGCAA from Gemmatimonadota bacterium includes:
- a CDS encoding NAD-dependent isocitrate dehydrogenase — its product is MAQVVTLVPGDGIGPAITDATVRVLAAAGAELEWDRQLAGVAALDARHTPLPDETLES